From a region of the Micromonospora tarapacensis genome:
- a CDS encoding M16 family metallopeptidase, which translates to MRAPQSRTLPPLGPTRRLKLPRQAERTLDNGLTVIAVRRPAVPLVELRLWMPFGRANLARAHLLAQTLLSGTETMSSVQIAAELQRIGGVLSAGLDPDRLMISGAGLATGLDRMLELLAEVLTGASYPAGWVGVERDRLVDGIQVARSQPGHLARTALLKRIYSRHPYAVQTPEPEQVRAVRPAALRTLHGQRVHPAGAVLVLVGDVRPGRALDAVEKALGGWNGTGHPAGLPPAPPLEPGPLLLVDRPGSVQSSMRVALPAIPRTHPDHAALQLANLIFGGYFSSRWVENIREDKGYTYGPHSVIEHSVAGSVLLAAAEVATEVTAPALLETSYELGRLATRPPAPDELEQARQYALGTLQLGVSTQAGLASLVSAYAGSGLRLDFLSEYAARLARASIDDVAEAAARYLAPSRAVTVVLGDAERVAASLANLTPVETVPVPA; encoded by the coding sequence TTGCGAGCCCCGCAGTCGCGAACGCTGCCGCCGCTCGGCCCGACCCGCCGGCTCAAGCTGCCCCGGCAGGCCGAGCGCACGCTCGACAACGGGCTCACCGTGATCGCGGTACGCCGACCGGCGGTCCCGCTGGTGGAGCTGCGACTCTGGATGCCCTTCGGGCGGGCCAACCTGGCGCGCGCTCACCTGCTCGCGCAGACCCTGCTCTCCGGCACGGAGACGATGAGCAGCGTGCAGATCGCCGCGGAGTTGCAGCGGATCGGCGGCGTGCTCTCCGCCGGGCTCGACCCGGACCGGTTGATGATTTCCGGTGCCGGTCTGGCCACCGGGCTGGACCGGATGTTGGAGCTGCTCGCCGAGGTGCTCACCGGCGCCAGCTACCCGGCCGGCTGGGTGGGCGTCGAGCGGGACCGGCTGGTCGACGGGATCCAGGTCGCCCGAAGCCAGCCGGGGCACCTGGCCCGCACGGCGTTGCTGAAGCGGATCTACAGCCGGCACCCGTACGCCGTCCAGACGCCGGAGCCGGAGCAGGTCAGGGCGGTCCGTCCGGCTGCGCTGCGGACGCTGCACGGCCAGCGGGTGCATCCGGCGGGAGCGGTGCTCGTGCTGGTCGGCGACGTGCGTCCGGGGCGGGCGTTGGACGCGGTGGAGAAGGCTCTCGGCGGCTGGAACGGCACCGGTCATCCGGCCGGCCTGCCGCCCGCCCCACCGCTGGAGCCCGGTCCGCTGCTGCTGGTCGACCGGCCCGGGTCGGTGCAGTCGTCGATGCGGGTGGCGTTGCCGGCGATCCCGCGCACGCATCCCGACCATGCCGCGTTGCAGCTGGCCAACCTGATCTTCGGGGGCTACTTCTCCTCCCGTTGGGTGGAGAACATCCGCGAGGACAAGGGCTACACGTACGGGCCGCACTCGGTGATCGAGCACTCGGTGGCCGGCTCGGTGCTGCTCGCCGCCGCCGAGGTGGCCACCGAGGTGACCGCACCGGCGCTGCTGGAGACGAGTTACGAGTTGGGCCGGCTCGCGACGAGGCCACCCGCGCCGGACGAGTTGGAACAGGCCCGGCAGTACGCCCTCGGCACGCTCCAGCTCGGCGTCTCCACCCAGGCGGGGCTGGCGTCGCTGGTGAGTGCGTACGCCGGCAGCGGGCTGCGGTTGGACTTTTTGTCCGAGTACGCGGCCCGGCTGGCAAGGGCCAGCATCGACGACGTGGCGGAGGCCGCCGCCCGATACCTCGCCCCGTCGCGGGCGGTCACCGTCGTGCTCGGCGACGCCGAGCGGGTCGCGGCGTCGCTGGCCAACCTGACCCCGGTGGAGACCGTGCCGGTGCCGGCATGA
- the nudC gene encoding NAD(+) diphosphatase — protein MSGRGMGGRGLGGRGETDPPLARATLDRTAHRRTDAQWLAQAWSGARVLVLDVESGGQALVRTDTSVPALVLAEADALPPALATGAMFLGVEPDGVPVFCVHTTLAVVPNTRSAHLRSVGHLLSDRDAGLFTTALALTNWHLRHLYHPVTGEPTRADEGGWSRVDPTGERMWPRTDPAMIVLVHDRVDGSDGRCLLGNNATWPSVEGRRRFSCLAGYVEPGESAEAAVRREVREEVGVPVSDIRYAGSQAWPFPGSLMLGFLATADPEHPVRTDPAEIAQARWFSRREVGAAQAGRPVDVGGARLLLPPPSSIALFLIHRWLDGHC, from the coding sequence ATGAGTGGGCGTGGCATGGGTGGGCGTGGCCTGGGTGGGCGTGGCGAGACCGACCCGCCGCTGGCCCGTGCCACACTGGACCGGACGGCGCACCGGCGTACCGACGCGCAGTGGCTGGCGCAGGCGTGGAGCGGGGCACGGGTGCTGGTCCTCGATGTCGAGTCCGGCGGGCAGGCGCTGGTGCGCACCGACACCTCGGTGCCGGCGCTGGTCCTGGCGGAGGCCGATGCCCTGCCACCGGCGCTCGCCACCGGCGCGATGTTTCTCGGCGTCGAACCGGACGGGGTGCCGGTCTTCTGTGTGCACACCACGCTGGCGGTCGTGCCGAATACCCGGTCGGCCCACCTGCGGAGCGTCGGGCACCTGCTCAGCGACCGCGACGCGGGCCTGTTCACCACGGCGCTGGCACTGACCAACTGGCACCTGCGGCATCTCTACCACCCGGTCACCGGCGAGCCGACCCGGGCGGACGAGGGCGGCTGGTCCCGGGTGGACCCTACGGGCGAGCGGATGTGGCCGCGTACCGACCCGGCGATGATCGTGCTCGTGCACGACCGGGTGGACGGCTCCGACGGGCGGTGCCTGCTCGGCAACAACGCCACCTGGCCCAGCGTCGAGGGCCGGCGCCGGTTCTCCTGCCTGGCCGGTTACGTCGAGCCGGGGGAGTCGGCGGAGGCCGCGGTGCGCCGGGAGGTACGCGAGGAGGTCGGCGTCCCGGTCTCCGACATCAGGTACGCGGGCAGCCAGGCGTGGCCGTTCCCCGGCTCGCTGATGCTCGGCTTCCTGGCCACCGCCGACCCGGAGCATCCAGTGCGGACCGATCCTGCCGAGATCGCCCAGGCGCGCTGGTTCTCCCGGCGGGAGGTCGGTGCGGCGCAGGCCGGCCGGCCGGTCGATGTGGGCGGCGCTCGGCTGCTGTTGCCCCCGCCGTCGTCGATCGCACTGTTCCTGATCCACCGTTGGCTCGACGGGCACTGCTGA